A segment of the Opisthocomus hoazin isolate bOpiHoa1 unplaced genomic scaffold, bOpiHoa1.hap1 HAP1_SCAFFOLD_15, whole genome shotgun sequence genome:
gagcattgagaaagccactgccccaggtagctgctgccatgtggacacaagctctgctgcccaggagggtctcgtagtgcaggggtttgcagatggcaacgtagcggtcataggccataacagtaagaagacaatgctctgctccaacaaagaagatagacagaaagagctgggcagcacatccagtgaaggaaatggccctggtgttccacagggaattggtcatagatttgaggacagtagtggagatggagcccaggtcgaggagggagaggttgaggaggaagaaatacatgggagtgtggaggcggtggtcacaggctatgacagtgatgatgaggccattgctgaggagggtagccaggtagatggccaggaagaaccagaagtgcaagagctgcagctccctcttgtctgcaaattccaggaggacgaactcggtgatggagctgccattaggcatttgctctctctgggaaaatattcctgtccaaggaggaaaaaacagtgggaatttaggggatacgt
Coding sequences within it:
- the LOC142359052 gene encoding olfactory receptor 14I1-like translates to MPNGSSITEFVLLEFADKRELQLLHFWFFLAIYLATLLSNGLIITVIACDHRLHTPMYFFLLNLSLLDLGSISTTVLKSMTNSLWNTRAISFTGCAAQLFLYLSPNMMSP